The sequence GCGCGTCGATGATGAAGCTCTACGACTACCTGCCCTCCGGCAACGGCTACAAGGTCCGCCTCCTCCTCTCCCAGCTCGGTCACCGCTTCACCCTGATCGAGAGGGACATCGCGAAGGGCGAGACGCGCACGCCGGAGTTCCTCGCCATCA comes from Deltaproteobacteria bacterium and encodes:
- a CDS encoding glutathione S-transferase family protein, whose amino-acid sequence is MMKLYDYLPSGNGYKVRLLLSQLGHRFTLIERDIAKGETRTPEFLAI